The following DNA comes from Anopheles coustani chromosome 2, idAnoCousDA_361_x.2, whole genome shotgun sequence.
CGTCCTCCAGTGTGGGCATCACTTCTGCAGCATCTGCGCCATCAACCTACTCAAGATGGCCCGAGAAAGACAGATAGTTTGCCACATTTGTCGCCATCAGCAGCATACAAAAGAGTAAGGAATCGTTAAGACAAAACTCGGCCCTAGAACCTAGTGATGATTTTCATTATATTAATCCTTTGCAGCATTCAGTACGTTACACTTATGGCCACCTCAAACCGTCATCAACAACTCGCGGTTGGAAATTATTCGGACAAAATATTTAAGATAGTTGAAACTATCCTCGACCTAAAGGACCAAGAGCCAGACGTAAAAATAGTCATCTTCTCCCACTGGGAACCGATACTGGTGAAGCTGGAAGTGGCCCTAACGGACAATAACATCACATCGAGACAAAAATCGAGTAGGTTTAAGGATAGTATAAGTGAGTTCAAAGATCCAGACCTCGGCATCACCTGCCTGTTGCTGCCACTGCGCTTCGGCTCGAAGGGACTGAATTTGACCGAAGCGACACACATTTTCCTAGTCGAACCTATACTGAATCCCGGCGAGGAGCTACAAGCAATCGGACGCATTCACCGAATCGGTCAAACACGACCAACGTTTGTCCATCGTTTCATCGTTCTCGGGACAATTGAGGAAACCATCTATGAAGCCATTCAAAAGGATAAAAGCGGTCGATGGTTAAGGAAGGATGTGACAGTTGAACAGTTGGAGGATCTTTTTTTGCTAAGCGATGAGCAAAATGAACTATAATATCGACTGGAAAGGTACGACTCTGAAAATGTTAtgacaaataaaattgttactAACAGTTCTTCTGTATCGTTTATTAAACCTTAATTGGGACTTCGCTTGGGAAAGAGCTACGCAGAAAGAATGAGAAATGAAACTGAAAGGAACGTTGATGGTTTAATTACATGAACATATCGTCATAACCTGGTGGAGGTAGATGGTCATTATCCGGGCCGGGTCTGTTAAAGCGATTCATGTTTGGTCCAAACGGATCAAACCGAGGCCTTGGTTGCGGCACAGGTCCGAagctaaaacgaaaaaaagataCGGTCATGACTAAATTATGTTGATAATAATTTCTTGAGGCTGACATACTTAGGAAAAGCGTTTCGAGGCCCATCCAGTAGCATTCCACCACCCAATCTTCCCAGCGGATCCAAGTCTCCGCGTCCAACCGGTATACGAGGAGGCATATAATATGGGTTTTGTTGAACTCTATTGCCTCCTGGTGGAGGAATATTGCTGGGAACACTGCTACTGGCCCCTTGCTGAGCCTCAGTTTGTGTTCCGGCAGTAGTTGGAGTCCCTCCAACAATTGGATTAAGAAGATTGTTCTTCACCAGCGATACTTGCGCATTGATATCCTTCAGAAGTGTATTGATCGAATCTCCATTGATTCCACAAACTGCCTCTTTAAGATTGAATGCAATATTCGAAACATTCAGTGTTTTGGCTTGCAACAAATTACAAATCATCGTATCCTTCGAAACTGTGCCATGTAAAATGTATAGCTCTGTGCCAATTGCATAGCGGAGGTTGTATGACTCGTGGCTTTCGTTCCATCCTTCCGGCAGCAGTTCGCTTCTTTCGATGTCGTCATTTAGGGTTTTCTAGAAGAAGCAGTgaataggtacggtcacacgagacgaaccctgctcgaatttggacgctcggcgaaccttttcttgaatgtgtaagtgaatcgagcagagttcgcgaacctttttcgagcagaaaaaGTTAGCCGATTTTGGTGGATAGCACGAACCTTTgccgcgaacctttttgacgttccgttcgatttccccatttgtttacaatgcttactttgatttattcttaccaactatcaatgaaactacatcaaaggttcgttacgtgtgaacgctaaaaggttcggcgaacctctttttggcattcgtttgtaatagtgtgcgaaaggttcgccagcaaaggttcgtctcgtgtgaccgtacctaataAGATACGGCCAGAAAATCATAGGAACAACTTACATCGTCACCTACTCCGACGCAAcggaaactgtttttggtcAAAACCCAGTGCACGAATACTATCAGCAGGTCTGACTTTGTAGACACGTTTCCTTTCTCCAGCTTCCAGAGCATCTCGAGTCCATACAAATCTGGATCGGCCATTTTTGTGTATAATGTTCAAGCACCCCTCAAGTGCGACGAATTTTATAAACTTCTACGTTTTAGCGTCCGCAGACTACGAAAACTACCAAAATAGACAATCACGAATTATGACAATTTAGAATAGTTGTGCCCGGTGAAAATGAAGCGTCAATTGTGAGCAGCTGACTAGCAGTGACAGCATATAAACATTCGaccgaaaaatataaacattacAATTTCATCAGTCCCGCAAAGAAACAGATGCGAA
Coding sequences within:
- the LOC131263725 gene encoding proteasome inhibitor PI31 subunit — its product is MADPDLYGLEMLWKLEKGNVSTKSDLLIVFVHWVLTKNSFRCVGVGDDKTLNDDIERSELLPEGWNESHESYNLRYAIGTELYILHGTVSKDTMICNLLQAKTLNVSNIAFNLKEAVCGINGDSINTLLKDINAQVSLVKNNLLNPIVGGTPTTAGTQTEAQQGASSSVPSNIPPPGGNRVQQNPYYMPPRIPVGRGDLDPLGRLGGGMLLDGPRNAFPNFGPVPQPRPRFDPFGPNMNRFNRPGPDNDHLPPPGYDDMFM